The Primulina eburnea isolate SZY01 chromosome 13, ASM2296580v1, whole genome shotgun sequence genome includes a region encoding these proteins:
- the LOC140808849 gene encoding sorting nexin 2B-like isoform X2 produces MEDLYLGDIYPSNDDVPASKSYSSYRSAVTTLSSSTPAVEHPLLPPSSTVTTAEVSDPLIVTPRGSRSPLESASYADVISSSFHDGYSESNVNGMLEEESTVSPRSQSSSSDYLKITVSSPQKEVESSNSIVPGGNTYVTYLITTKTDILDYRGLDFSVRRRFKDVVTLSDRLSDGYRGLFIPPRPDKSLVESQVMQKQEFVEQRRAELEKYLKRLARHPVIGKCDELRVFLTVQGKLPLPTSIDVASRVLDGAVRLPKQLLGESTSVIEPEEVVQPAKNGKDLLRFLKELKQSVTNDWGNSRSPLEEDDKEFLEKKGKLLELEQQLSNTSKQAELLVKAQQDIGDTMGELGLTLIKLTKFESEHTELNTQKTRAADIKTVATTAIKSSRLYRELNSQAVKHLETLQEYMGLMFAVHNAFSDRSNAILTLQTLVSELHSLRLRTEKLETASSKLFGSDKSRIRKFQELNNAIKVTDDAKSCAIREYERIKENNRSEIQRLDEERQTDFIKMLTGFVTTQVSYTEKIANEWVKVADQTTIYAKKRM; encoded by the exons ATGGAAGACCTCTATCTCGGGGACATCTATCCCTCCAACGACGACGTTCCCGCCTCCAAATCCTACTCCAGCTATCGCAGCGCAGTGACCACCCTCTCATCCTCCACCCCCGCCGTCGAACACCCCCTTCTTCCGCCGTCTTCCACTGTCACCACCGCCGAAGTCTCCGATCCCCTGATCGTGACCCCTCGTGGTTCACGATCACCGCTGGAATCTGCTTCGTACGCCGACGTTATATCCAGCTCGTTTCACGACGGTTATTCAGAATCCAATGTTAATGGCATGCTCGAGGAAGAATCGACGGTTTCTCCTAGATCTCAATCTTCCAGCTCGGATTATCTGAAAATCACGGTTTCGAGTCCGCAAAAGGAGGTCGAATCTTCCAATTCGATTGTTCCGGGTGGCAATACTTATGTCACCTATCTAATCACCACGAAAACGGATATTTTAGATTACCGAGGTTTGGATTTCAGCGTGCGGAGGAGGTTCAAAGACGTGGTGACGCTGTCGGATCGGTTGAGCGACGGTTACCGGGGGCTTTTTATTCCGCCTCGGCCTGATAAAAGTTTAGTGGAAAGTCAGGTAATGCAAAAACAGGAGTTTGTGGAGCAGAGGAGAGCGGAATTGGAGAAATACTTGAAGAGGCTGGCAAGACATCCCGTTATTGGGAAGTGCGACGAGTTGAGGGTTTTTTTGACAGTACAAGGTAAACTGCCACTGCCCACAAGCATCGATGTGGCGTCGAGAGTGCTGGATGGGGCAGTGAGGCTTCCCAAGCAGCTGCTTGGGGAGTCTACGAGTGTGATCGAGCCTGAGGAGGTGGTGCAACCTGCTAAAAACGGGAAGGATTTGCTAAGGtttttgaaagaattgaaacaaTCTGTTACCAATGATTGGGGTAACTCAAGGTCTCCTTTGGAGGAGGATGACAAGGAATTCTTggagaagaaagggaagctaTTGGAACTTGAGCAGCAACTTTCAAATACATCGAAACAG GCTGAATTACTGGTCAAAGCACAGCAAGATATAGGAGATACAATGGGAGAATTAGGGCTAACTTTGATCAAATTAACTAAATTTGAAAGTGAGCATACTGAACTGAATACTCAAAAAACGAGGGCTGCTGACATAAAAACTGTTGCCACTACAGCCATCAAATCAAGCAGATTGTACCGTGAACTTAATTCACAGGCCGTGAAACATTTG GAAACATTGCAAGAATACATGGGTTTGATGTTCGCTGTGCACAATGCATTCTCTGACCGTTCTAATGCAATATTGACATTGCAAACGCTTGTGTCTGAATTGCATTCCTTGCGTTTGAGAACAGAAAAACTTGAAACGGCGTCCTCTAAATTATTTGGCTCTGACAAATCAAGGATCCGTAAATTTCAAGAGCTAAATAATGCCATTAAAGTCACAGACGATGCTAAAAGTTGTGCTATCAGAGAATACGAACGGATCAAG GAAAATAATAGGAGCGAAATCCAAAGGCTCGACGAAGAAAGACAGACTGACTTCATTAAAATGCTTACAGGATTTGTCACTACCCAG GTATCATACACAGAAAAAATTGCGAATGAGTGGGTTAAAGTGGCAGATCAGACGACTATTTACGCTAAAAAGAGAATGTAA
- the LOC140809388 gene encoding exocyst complex component EXO70B1-like codes for MADNGEEKLVAIARQIAKSLGRTETMTDDIIKIFSNFDGRLREKLTEKLSEDDVERILNSLDRQISSYISSDRSIWSNSADSSAFLDSVDQLIASIRDWTPLADDKNISSYLDRAEDLLQQSMFRLEDEFRTLVERGADLFDLTRGESAHHHDYYSDDDDVSVEDGDNFIPLAQPVTDYDIIIDALPAGTIGDLHDIAKRMVVAGYLKECSHVYSTYRREFLEESFSRLGLQKLSIDEVQKMQWAQLEDEIEKWVKAINVALRILFPSERRLCDRIFLGFSSAADLSFMEVCRGSTIQLLNFADAVAIGSRAPERLFKVLDVYEAVRDLMPEFEFIFSDQYGITLRNEVITIWKRLGEAIRGVFMELENLIRRDPVKAAVPGGGVHPMARYVLNYLRAACRSRRTLEQIFEESVGPHGSNFEYRKGDNMVLSSSSSLAVRMEWIMEFLESNLEGKSKIYRDKTLSSVFMMNNGRYIVQKVKDNDLGTLLGDDWIRKHEAKIKQYHVNYQRGTWSKVLAVLKIDSNSLSPVAAKNLRDKLNLFNTYFEEICSSQSTWVIVDEYLGEELRASIRASLIPAYRNFIGRLQALVDFGKHGDRHIRYSVEDIEARIGQLFQSGSGRR; via the coding sequence ATGGCGGATAACGGCGAGGAGAAGCTCGTAGCTATTGCTCGCCAGATAGCCAAGTCTCTTGGCCGTACGGAGACCATGACTGACGATATTATTAAGATTTTTTCCAACTTCGATGGAAGATTGCGTGAGAAGCTGACGGAAAAGCTCTCCGAGGACGATGTGGAACGCATCCTCAACTCTCTCGACCGTCAGATCTCCAGTTATATCTCCTCAGACAGATCCATATGGTCGAATTCTGCCGATTCTTCGGCTTTTCTTGATTCTGTCGACCAATTAATTGCCTCCATCCGTGATTGGACCCCTTTAGCCGATGACAAGAACATCTCCTCTTACCTCGACCGAGCCGAGGATCTACTTCAGCAATCCATGTTTCGCTTGGAAGATGAGTTCAGAACCCTCGTCGAACGCGGGGCCGACTTATTCGACTTGACTCGCGGCGAGTCAGCTCATCATCACGACTACTACTCCGACGACGACGACGTTTCTGTGGAAGATGGCGATAATTTCATCCCCTTGGCGCAGCCCGTCACGGATTACGACATAATAATCGACGCGCTGCCGGCAGGTACTATAGGGGACTTGCATGATATCGCAAAGAGGATGGTGGTGGCGGGGTATCTGAAGGAATGCTCCCACGTGTACAGCACCTACCGGAGGGAATTCTTGGAGGAGAGCTTTTCTAGACTGGGTCTGCAGAAGCTGAGCATCGACGAGGTTCAGAAAATGCAGTGGGCGCAGCTGGAAGATGAAATTGAGAAATGGGTCAAAGCCATTAATGTTGCTCTGAGGATTCTTTTTCCAAGCGAGCGGCGCCTGTGTGATCGCATTTTCTTGGGGTTCTCCTCCGCAGCGGACCTTTCGTTTATGGAGGTTTGCCGAGGTTCTACGATTCAGCTCCTGAACTTTGCGGATGCAGTGGCTATAGGGAGTCGGGCACCCGAGAGGTTGTTCAAGGTGCTGGATGTTTATGAAGCTGTAAGGGACTTGATGCCTGAATTTGAGTTTATTTTTTCTGACCAATACGGTATAACTTTAAGAAATGAAGTCATCACTATCTGGAAAAGACTAGGGGAAGCTATTAGAGGTGTGTTTATGGAGTTGGAAAATTTGATCCGTCGGGACCCGGTAAAGGCTGCTGTTCCTGGCGGGGGTGTACATCCCATGGCTCGATATGTGTTGAATTATCTTCGTGCTGCATGCCGGTCCCGGCGAACCTTAGAACAGATTTTCGAGGAAAGCGTTGGGCCTCATGGTAGCAATTTTGAGTACAGGAAAGGGGACAATATGGTTTTGTCCTCCTCTTCAAGTCTAGCTGTTCGAATGGAATGGATTATGGAGTTTTTGGAGAGTAACCTAGAGGGCAAGTCCAAGATTTACCGGGACAAGACATTGAGTTCTGTATTTATGATGAACAATGGCAGGTATATTGTGCAGAAAGTGAAAGATAATGACTTGGGGACACTGTTAGGCGATGATTGGATAAGGAAACATGAGGCAAAAATCAAACAATATCATGTGAATTATCAAAGAGGTACATGGAGCAAAGTTTTGGCTGTTCTTAAGATTGATAGCAACTCTCTGTCGCCTGTAGCAGCCAAGAATTTAAGAGATAAACTAAATTTATTCAACACATACTTTGAGGAGATATGCAGTTCTCAATCGACATGGGTGATCGTGGATGAGTATTTGGGAGAGGAGTTGAGGGCTTCAATTCGTGCTAGTTTAATCCCAGCTTACCGGAATTTTATAGGAAGATTGCAGGCCTTAGTTGATTTTGGGAAGCATGGAGATAGACATATTAGGTATAGTGTGGAGGATATTGAGGCTCGTATTGGCCAGTTGTTTCAGAGTGGCAGTGGAAGAAGATGA
- the LOC140808849 gene encoding sorting nexin 2B-like isoform X1, with protein sequence MEDLYLGDIYPSNDDVPASKSYSSYRSAVTTLSSSTPAVEHPLLPPSSTVTTAEVSDPLIVTPRGSRSPLESASYADVISSSFHDGYSESNVNGMLEEESTVSPRSQSSSSDYLKITVSSPQKEVESSNSIVPGGNTYVTYLITTKTDILDYRGLDFSVRRRFKDVVTLSDRLSDGYRGLFIPPRPDKSLVESQVMQKQEFVEQRRAELEKYLKRLARHPVIGKCDELRVFLTVQGKLPLPTSIDVASRVLDGAVRLPKQLLGESTSVIEPEEVVQPAKNGKDLLRFLKELKQSVTNDWGNSRSPLEEDDKEFLEKKGKLLELEQQLSNTSKQAELLVKAQQDIGDTMGELGLTLIKLTKFESEHTELNTQKTRAADIKTVATTAIKSSRLYRELNSQAVKHLETLQEYMGLMFAVHNAFSDRSNAILTLQTLVSELHSLRLRTEKLETASSKLFGSDKSRIRKFQELNNAIKVTDDAKSCAIREYERIKIGSLQENNRSEIQRLDEERQTDFIKMLTGFVTTQVSYTEKIANEWVKVADQTTIYAKKRM encoded by the exons ATGGAAGACCTCTATCTCGGGGACATCTATCCCTCCAACGACGACGTTCCCGCCTCCAAATCCTACTCCAGCTATCGCAGCGCAGTGACCACCCTCTCATCCTCCACCCCCGCCGTCGAACACCCCCTTCTTCCGCCGTCTTCCACTGTCACCACCGCCGAAGTCTCCGATCCCCTGATCGTGACCCCTCGTGGTTCACGATCACCGCTGGAATCTGCTTCGTACGCCGACGTTATATCCAGCTCGTTTCACGACGGTTATTCAGAATCCAATGTTAATGGCATGCTCGAGGAAGAATCGACGGTTTCTCCTAGATCTCAATCTTCCAGCTCGGATTATCTGAAAATCACGGTTTCGAGTCCGCAAAAGGAGGTCGAATCTTCCAATTCGATTGTTCCGGGTGGCAATACTTATGTCACCTATCTAATCACCACGAAAACGGATATTTTAGATTACCGAGGTTTGGATTTCAGCGTGCGGAGGAGGTTCAAAGACGTGGTGACGCTGTCGGATCGGTTGAGCGACGGTTACCGGGGGCTTTTTATTCCGCCTCGGCCTGATAAAAGTTTAGTGGAAAGTCAGGTAATGCAAAAACAGGAGTTTGTGGAGCAGAGGAGAGCGGAATTGGAGAAATACTTGAAGAGGCTGGCAAGACATCCCGTTATTGGGAAGTGCGACGAGTTGAGGGTTTTTTTGACAGTACAAGGTAAACTGCCACTGCCCACAAGCATCGATGTGGCGTCGAGAGTGCTGGATGGGGCAGTGAGGCTTCCCAAGCAGCTGCTTGGGGAGTCTACGAGTGTGATCGAGCCTGAGGAGGTGGTGCAACCTGCTAAAAACGGGAAGGATTTGCTAAGGtttttgaaagaattgaaacaaTCTGTTACCAATGATTGGGGTAACTCAAGGTCTCCTTTGGAGGAGGATGACAAGGAATTCTTggagaagaaagggaagctaTTGGAACTTGAGCAGCAACTTTCAAATACATCGAAACAG GCTGAATTACTGGTCAAAGCACAGCAAGATATAGGAGATACAATGGGAGAATTAGGGCTAACTTTGATCAAATTAACTAAATTTGAAAGTGAGCATACTGAACTGAATACTCAAAAAACGAGGGCTGCTGACATAAAAACTGTTGCCACTACAGCCATCAAATCAAGCAGATTGTACCGTGAACTTAATTCACAGGCCGTGAAACATTTG GAAACATTGCAAGAATACATGGGTTTGATGTTCGCTGTGCACAATGCATTCTCTGACCGTTCTAATGCAATATTGACATTGCAAACGCTTGTGTCTGAATTGCATTCCTTGCGTTTGAGAACAGAAAAACTTGAAACGGCGTCCTCTAAATTATTTGGCTCTGACAAATCAAGGATCCGTAAATTTCAAGAGCTAAATAATGCCATTAAAGTCACAGACGATGCTAAAAGTTGTGCTATCAGAGAATACGAACGGATCAAG ATTGGGAGCTTGCAGGAAAATAATAGGAGCGAAATCCAAAGGCTCGACGAAGAAAGACAGACTGACTTCATTAAAATGCTTACAGGATTTGTCACTACCCAG GTATCATACACAGAAAAAATTGCGAATGAGTGGGTTAAAGTGGCAGATCAGACGACTATTTACGCTAAAAAGAGAATGTAA
- the LOC140808849 gene encoding sorting nexin 2B-like isoform X3 — translation MEDLYLGDIYPSNDDVPASKSYSSYRSAVTTLSSSTPAVEHPLLPPSSTVTTAEVSDPLIVTPRGSRSPLESASYADVISSSFHDGYSESNVNGMLEEESTVSPRSQSSSSDYLKITVSSPQKEVESSNSIVPGGNTYVTYLITTKTDILDYRGLDFSVRRRFKDVVTLSDRLSDGYRGLFIPPRPDKSLVESQVMQKQEFVEQRRAELEKYLKRLARHPVIGKCDELRVFLTVQGKLPLPTSIDVASRVLDGAVRLPKQLLGESTSVIEPEEVVQPAKNGKDLLRFLKELKQSVTNDWGNSRSPLEEDDKEFLEKKGKLLELEQQLSNTSKQETLQEYMGLMFAVHNAFSDRSNAILTLQTLVSELHSLRLRTEKLETASSKLFGSDKSRIRKFQELNNAIKVTDDAKSCAIREYERIKIGSLQENNRSEIQRLDEERQTDFIKMLTGFVTTQVSYTEKIANEWVKVADQTTIYAKKRM, via the exons ATGGAAGACCTCTATCTCGGGGACATCTATCCCTCCAACGACGACGTTCCCGCCTCCAAATCCTACTCCAGCTATCGCAGCGCAGTGACCACCCTCTCATCCTCCACCCCCGCCGTCGAACACCCCCTTCTTCCGCCGTCTTCCACTGTCACCACCGCCGAAGTCTCCGATCCCCTGATCGTGACCCCTCGTGGTTCACGATCACCGCTGGAATCTGCTTCGTACGCCGACGTTATATCCAGCTCGTTTCACGACGGTTATTCAGAATCCAATGTTAATGGCATGCTCGAGGAAGAATCGACGGTTTCTCCTAGATCTCAATCTTCCAGCTCGGATTATCTGAAAATCACGGTTTCGAGTCCGCAAAAGGAGGTCGAATCTTCCAATTCGATTGTTCCGGGTGGCAATACTTATGTCACCTATCTAATCACCACGAAAACGGATATTTTAGATTACCGAGGTTTGGATTTCAGCGTGCGGAGGAGGTTCAAAGACGTGGTGACGCTGTCGGATCGGTTGAGCGACGGTTACCGGGGGCTTTTTATTCCGCCTCGGCCTGATAAAAGTTTAGTGGAAAGTCAGGTAATGCAAAAACAGGAGTTTGTGGAGCAGAGGAGAGCGGAATTGGAGAAATACTTGAAGAGGCTGGCAAGACATCCCGTTATTGGGAAGTGCGACGAGTTGAGGGTTTTTTTGACAGTACAAGGTAAACTGCCACTGCCCACAAGCATCGATGTGGCGTCGAGAGTGCTGGATGGGGCAGTGAGGCTTCCCAAGCAGCTGCTTGGGGAGTCTACGAGTGTGATCGAGCCTGAGGAGGTGGTGCAACCTGCTAAAAACGGGAAGGATTTGCTAAGGtttttgaaagaattgaaacaaTCTGTTACCAATGATTGGGGTAACTCAAGGTCTCCTTTGGAGGAGGATGACAAGGAATTCTTggagaagaaagggaagctaTTGGAACTTGAGCAGCAACTTTCAAATACATCGAAACAG GAAACATTGCAAGAATACATGGGTTTGATGTTCGCTGTGCACAATGCATTCTCTGACCGTTCTAATGCAATATTGACATTGCAAACGCTTGTGTCTGAATTGCATTCCTTGCGTTTGAGAACAGAAAAACTTGAAACGGCGTCCTCTAAATTATTTGGCTCTGACAAATCAAGGATCCGTAAATTTCAAGAGCTAAATAATGCCATTAAAGTCACAGACGATGCTAAAAGTTGTGCTATCAGAGAATACGAACGGATCAAG ATTGGGAGCTTGCAGGAAAATAATAGGAGCGAAATCCAAAGGCTCGACGAAGAAAGACAGACTGACTTCATTAAAATGCTTACAGGATTTGTCACTACCCAG GTATCATACACAGAAAAAATTGCGAATGAGTGGGTTAAAGTGGCAGATCAGACGACTATTTACGCTAAAAAGAGAATGTAA
- the LOC140809830 gene encoding uncharacterized protein, producing MGNSLRCCLACVLPFGALDLIRIVHLNGYVEELSGPATAAQVLKNNPNHVLTNPSSQDVGRRILIMSPESDLKRGSIYFLIPTSSLPKNVSNKKTPPNSGKGSNISQKDVIMSNESRDFSKETGKRSSCKRKANVGVWRPNLHSISED from the coding sequence ATGGGAAATAGCTTGAGGTGCTGTTTGGCTTGCGTCCTTCCGTTCGGGGCACTGGACCTGATCCGGATAGTTCACTTAAACGGGTACGTGGAGGAGTTGTCGGGTCCAGCCACGGCCGCGCAGGTGCTGAAGAACAACCCGAATCACGTTCTGACCAATCCTAGCTCCCAGGACGTGGGTCGTCGGATCTTGATCATGTCACCCGAGTCCGATCTCAAACGGGGATCCATTTACTTCTTGATACCCACATCTTCTTTGCCTAAAAATGTCAGTAACAAAAAGACACCGCCCAACAGCGGGAAGGGTAGCAACATTTCGCAGAAAGATGTAATTATGAGCAATGAGTCGCGTGATTTCTCTAAGGAAACGGGGAAGCGATCGTCCTGTAAACGAAAAGCCAATGTCGGAGTGTGGAGGCCTAATCTGCACAGCATTTCCGAGGATTAA
- the LOC140809844 gene encoding probable WRKY transcription factor 26 yields the protein MTHSSSSGSLEASVNPGLYSVFMSSPNYFTSLLSADQNHQPTTGPALNREVGDRRGSGVPKFKSLPPSSLPISPPSAASPFSYFGLSTAEFLDSPVLLASSDILPSPTTGKFPNSNWKSDYNRIYQQEIKPEQKYYSSDFSFQPNTVSAGLPTLEYYYQELAKQDNLPPGENNLNSEFNPTQQIDQYNESSVTITDNKRLDDGYNWRKYGQKQVKGSENPRSYYKCTHPNCPTKKKVERALSGQITEIVYKCSHNHAKPQSVRRSSALAPCSSTVSASSMVIQSQNELQEQLSGASVGAGKMDSSVTTPPENSSVTVGDDEFDHKRKYGGDEFDEDEPDMKSWKCESGSQNAGGMASKTEREPRVVVQTKSDIDILNDGYRWRKYGQKVVKGNPNPRSYYKCTSPACPVRKHVERASNDPKSVITTYERRHNHDVPAPRGGGSHALTRPVPYNPGNNIAMAGALSVRGGAVETEAPFPLEILPIHDRSLRYSGFGNSMGSGIDLLQDNALFSRAKDEPSDDIFHDSFLSQIMPCSTQNRL from the exons ATGACCCATTCATCTTCTTCAGGAAGCTTGGAAGCCTCGGTGAATCCGGGATTGTATTCAGTTTTCATGTCTTCTCCCAACTATTTCACCAGCCTTCTGTCAGCCGACCAGAACCACCAACCCACGACCGGCCCCGCTCTGAACAGGGAAGTTGGGGACCGGAGAGGTTCTGGTGTGCCTAAGTTTAAGTCTCTGCCGCCCTCTTCTCTTCCCATATCACCTCCTTCCGCCGCCTCTCCATTTTCCTACTTCGGCTTGAGCACAGCTGAGTTTCTTGATTCTCCAGTTCTGTTAGCTTCTTCTGAT ATTTTACCTTCTCCGACAACAGGAAAGTTTCCGAATTCCAATTGGAAGAGTGATTACAACAGAATATATCAGCAGGAGATTAAGCCAGAACAGAAATACTACTCATCAGATTTCTCTTTTCAACCCAATACAGTCTCCGCT GGTCTGCCGACATTGGAATATTATTATCAAGAACTTGCTAAACAAGATAATTTACCACCAGGAGAAAACAACTTGAATTCCGAATTCAATCCGACCCAGCAAATTGATCAATACAACGAATCATCAGTGACAATAACGGATAACAAGAGGCTGGATGACGGTTATAACTGGAGAAAATACGGGCAGAAACAAGTGAAAGGAAGCGAGAATCCTCGAAGCTATTACAAATGTACACATCCCAATTGCCCCACAAAGAAAAAAGTGGAAAGAGCTTTATCTGGACAGATTACTGAAATTGTTTACAAATGTTCTCATAATCATGCCAAGCCTCAGTCCGTTCGAAGATCCTCTGCTCTGGCCCCGTGTTCGTCCACAGTTTCTGCATCTTCCATGGTGATCCAGTCTCAAAACGAGTTACAGGAGCAGCTGTCAGGTGCTTCAGTTGGTGCAGGCAAAATGGATTCTTCGGTTACAACTCCACCGGAGAACTCATCGGTAACAGTTGGAGATGATGAGTTCGACCATAAGAGAAAGTACGGTGGAGATGAATTTGATGAAGATGAACCTGATATGAAAAGCTG GAAATGTGAGAGTGGAAGTCAGAATGCTGGTGGAATGGCGAGTAAGACAGAGAGGGAACCAAGAGTTGTAGTTCAAACTAAAAGTGATATAGATATACTAAATGATGGGTATAGATGGAGAAAGTATGGTCAGAAAGTGGTGAAGGGAAATCCCAATCCCAG GAGCTATTACAAGTGCACTAGTCCCGCCTGTCCAGTTAGAAAACATGTGGAACGAGCCTCGAACGACCCCAAGTCTGTGATAACAACATACGAGAGGAGACACAACCACGATGTCCCAGCTCCTCGTGGCGGAGGCAGCCACGCCCTTACCAGGCCAGTCCCTTACAATCCTGGTAACAATATAGCCATGGCCGGGGCATTGTCGGTACGCGGTGGTGCGGTCGAAACTGAGGCACCATTTCCCTTGGAGATATTGCCGATTCATGACCGGAGCTTGAGATATTCAGGATTCGGGAATTCAATGGGTTCCGGTATCGATCTTTTGCAGGATAATGCATTGTTTTCTAGAGCCAAGGATGAGCCTAGTGACGACATATTCCATGACTCGTTTTTATCTCAAATTATGCCGTGTTCTACGCAAAATCGTCTTTAG
- the LOC140809726 gene encoding uncharacterized protein, whose protein sequence is MAAALDCWSSRTSTDEDMVEQVLMRTQDRSECPPSNPPPAAANSSATADIRESPLQKRFQRLSRNLSEAIASLKNSLNFDSAREVQATEPSGCRRHVWGSVVRCLTQLYPGSQLPEKLVSNLRKHYDSLPLSYAQAGFEMKDVFLHIKLIEQASAEDHPAIMIQEMSDDEVNGSVFKLTFACNSSISWPAMSGALDSSSICCKKLQIFEKKSFTLGIVLLLIQTGQEKLFKFRIENALKLALKRPKHNPVMLPFGLCGCQEESTKGRDLGDIEEDGNGDQNYRNRGENLGSKVHLKLPLPDDLIVVSVDEWQTVTSGKEGVGKWLLSYDSVDIIDQIGPSTFKGTFKGKKVGIEKIKGCDKGHAYEFELRRDLLELMTCGHKNILQFNGIFIDENHGLCIVTKLMEGGSVQELIMKNKKLHMKEIIRILVDVAEGIKFMNDHDIAYKDLNTQRVLLDKHGNACIGGMGIVATRKSVGEAMEYETDGYRWLAPEIISGDPENVVESRMSNAYSFGMVIWEMVTGEIAYSAYSPVQAAVGIAACGLRPEIPEGCPQILRLLMIKCWNNSPSKRPQFSEIVSTLMSVSNNNTSATR, encoded by the exons ATGGCTGCGGCTTTGGACTGCTGGTCCAGCAGAACCAGTACGGATGAGGACATGGTGGAGCAGGTGCTCATGCGAACCCAGGACAGATCCGAGTGTCCGCCGTCGAACCCACCACCCGCCGCCGCTAACTCCTCGGCCACCGCAGATATTCGAGAGTCACCCTTGCAGAAGCGCTTCCAGCGGCTGAGCCGCAATTTGTCGGAGGCCATTGCTTCGCTTAAGAACTCGTTGAATTTCGATTCGGCCCGTGAGGTGCAGGCCACTGAGCCTTCGGGCTGCCGGAGACACGTTTGGGGAAGTGTTGTACGGTGCTTGACGCAGCTGTACCCCGGGAGTCAACTTCCAGAGAAATTGGTCTCTAATCTGCGCAAACATTATGATTCTTTACCCCTCAG cTATGCACAAGCGGGATTTGAAATGAAAGACGTGTTCTTGCACATAAAGTTGATTGAGCAAGCATCGGCGGAGGATCATCCGGCTATTATGATTCAAGAAATGTCCGATGATGAAGTGAATGGCTCtgtatttaagcttacattTGCTTGTAACTCTTCAATTTCATGGCCAGCCATGTCAGGGGCTCTCGATAGTTCTTCGATTTGCTGTAAGAAGTTACAAATCTTTGAGAAGAAGAGTTTTACTCTGGGAATAGTTTTGCTTTTAATTCAAACGGGGCAGGAAAAATTATTCAAATTCCGGATTGAAAATGCACTTAAATTAGCCTTAAAGAGGCCAAAACACAATCCCGTCATGCTCCCCTTTGGACTTTGCGGATGCCAAGAGGAGAGTACTAAGGGAAGGGATCTTGGAGACATTGAAGAAGATGGTAACGGTGATCAAAATTATAGAAATAGAGGAGAAAATTTGGGCTCAAAAGTTCATTTAAAACTCCCTCTTCCAGATGATTTGATTGTAGTTTCTGTTGATGAATGGCAGACCGTGACTTCTGGTAAAGAAGGGGTAGGGAAATGGTTGTTGAGTTACGATTCTGTCGATATAATAGATCAGATTGGACCAAGTACTTTTAAGGGGACGTTCAAGGGTAAAAAAGTCGGGATCGAAAAGATCAAAGGGTGTGACAAAGGACATGCCTATGAGTTTGAGCTAAGGAGAGATTTGTTGGAATTGATGACTTGTGGACATAAGAACATCTTGCAGTTCAATGGCATTTTTATAGATGAGAATCACGGATTATGCATCGTGACAAAATTGATGGAGGGAGGATCCGTCcaagaattgattatgaagaacaAGAAACTTCATATGAAAGAAATTATAAGGATTTTGGTAGATGTAGCAGAAGGAATTAAGTTCATGAATGATCATGATATTGCTTATAAAGACTTGAATACTCAAAGGGTGTTATTAGACAAACATGGGAATGCTTGTATTGGAGGCATGGGAATAGTTGCTACTCGCAAGAGTGTTGGTGAGGCTATGGAGTATGAAACTGATGGATATCGATGGCTGGCTCCTGAG ATCATTTCAGGTGATCCGGAGAATGTTGTAGAGTCGAGGATGAGCAACGCTTATAGTTTTGGGATGGTAATATGGGAGATGGTGACTGGTGAGATTGCTTATTCTGCTTATTCACCAGTGCAAGCTGCAGTTGGGATAGCTGCTTGTGGGCTTCGGCCTGAAATTCCCGAGGGCTGCCCACAGATTCTAAGATTGCTGATGATAAAATGCTGGAACAACTCCCCCTCTAAACGTCCACAATTTTCCGAAATTGTATCGACTTTGATGAGTGTCAGCAACAATAACACAAGTGCTACTCGATAG